Proteins from a genomic interval of Sphingobacterium sp. SYP-B4668:
- a CDS encoding K(+)-transporting ATPase subunit C has product MKLHLLSAIRLTLATLVLFTVIYPLIIWSIAQVAPNQGKGFVVQNRTQTAVFYENIGQSFTQDKYFWSRPSAVDYNAAGSGASNKGPSNSEYLEVVKGRIQAFMVHNPDVQRAQIPVDLVTASGSGLDPHISVQAATVQVSRIAKIRNIPTDQLKRLIEQQVEKPLLGLFGPQQVNVLRLNLALDALVQ; this is encoded by the coding sequence ATGAAACTACATCTTTTATCCGCCATAAGACTGACCCTGGCCACTCTCGTGTTGTTCACGGTCATTTATCCCTTAATTATTTGGAGCATTGCCCAAGTAGCACCCAATCAAGGCAAAGGCTTTGTCGTACAAAACCGTACCCAGACAGCTGTATTTTACGAAAATATTGGCCAATCCTTTACACAGGACAAGTATTTCTGGTCGAGGCCCTCAGCTGTAGATTACAACGCAGCAGGATCTGGAGCGAGCAATAAAGGACCTTCCAATTCTGAATATCTTGAAGTGGTAAAGGGACGTATCCAAGCATTTATGGTGCATAATCCTGATGTTCAACGGGCACAGATTCCTGTTGACTTAGTTACTGCCAGCGGAAGTGGACTCGATCCACACATCTCTGTCCAGGCAGCAACTGTGCAGGTCAGTCGTATTGCCAAAATACGCAATATCCCGACCGATCAGCTCAAGAGGCTTATTGAGCAGCAAGTTGAAAAACCCCTTTTGGGCTTATTCGGCCCTCAACAGGTCAATGTGTTGCGTCTCAATTTGGCTTTAGATGCGCTTGTCCAATAA
- a CDS encoding porin, translated as MNLFIKYLTFGVILSPLVTPERSYAQTTSNPLIISGYAEAYYTQDFNKPSQHMRPGFIYSHNRANEININLAYIKANYTSEQVRSNLALAAGTYMNANYSAEPGVLKNVYEANVGVKISKRHNLWIDAGIMPSHLGFESAVGKDNWTLTRSLFAENSPYFETGAKITYTTTDDRWVLSGLFLNGWQRIQRIDGNSTPAFGHQLTFKPNERLLINSGSFVGSDKADSVKQMRYFHNLYAIYQITDKWGVTAGFDLGVQQKAKGSEDYSTWYTPVFVTRYSPSQRVNIVARAEYYKDNDQVIISTGTDRGFQTTGFSLNVDYVILANVMWRTELRNLKSKDAIFTNRNTEPTDNSLTATTALTFSF; from the coding sequence ATGAATCTATTTATAAAATACCTGACATTTGGTGTCATCCTCTCTCCATTGGTCACTCCTGAAAGATCCTATGCGCAGACAACAAGCAACCCACTGATCATTAGCGGATATGCCGAAGCATACTATACCCAAGATTTTAACAAACCCAGCCAACATATGCGTCCAGGGTTTATATACAGTCACAATCGCGCAAATGAAATCAATATCAATCTCGCGTACATTAAGGCCAATTATACAAGCGAACAGGTGCGGAGCAATCTTGCGCTTGCAGCAGGAACGTATATGAATGCCAATTACAGTGCCGAACCTGGAGTCTTGAAAAATGTATATGAGGCCAATGTAGGCGTTAAGATCTCTAAGCGACACAATCTTTGGATAGATGCCGGGATCATGCCCTCCCATCTGGGGTTTGAAAGTGCCGTAGGCAAGGACAACTGGACGTTGACACGCAGTCTTTTTGCTGAAAATTCACCTTACTTCGAAACTGGTGCTAAGATTACCTATACCACTACCGACGATCGTTGGGTTCTGAGCGGGTTGTTTTTGAATGGCTGGCAACGGATACAACGTATAGATGGCAACAGTACTCCTGCATTTGGCCACCAGCTAACGTTTAAACCCAATGAAAGATTACTTATCAATAGCGGATCATTTGTCGGTAGCGACAAGGCGGATAGTGTCAAGCAGATGCGGTACTTTCATAATTTGTATGCCATATACCAGATCACTGACAAATGGGGGGTGACAGCAGGATTTGACTTGGGGGTGCAGCAGAAGGCCAAAGGTAGCGAGGATTACAGCACCTGGTACACACCTGTATTCGTGACTCGATATTCCCCTAGCCAACGCGTCAATATTGTGGCACGTGCTGAATACTATAAGGATAATGATCAAGTAATCATATCCACAGGGACCGACCGTGGATTTCAGACTACTGGATTTTCTTTAAATGTGGATTATGTAATATTGGCCAATGTGATGTGGAGGACAGAATTGCGTAATTTGAAAAGTAAAGATGCTATTTTTACAAATAGGAATACAGAACCGACCGATAATAGTCTGACGGCGACTACAGCATTGACTTTTAGCTTCTAG
- a CDS encoding sensor protein KdpD: protein MDNDRKNAEYFLSLIKKSRKGKFKIYIGMSAGVGKTYRMLQEAHALLRTGIDVKIGYIETHHRAETHELSIGLPTIPRRKSFYKGKELEEMDVQAILNVRPEVVLVDELAHSNIEGSKNEKRWQDVIEILEAGISVISAVNIQHIESLNEEVRGITGIEVKERIPDRVITMADEVVNIDLTAEDLIIRLKEGKIYPQDKIKTALANFFQNNHILQLRQLALKEVASHVVRQVDHVVPRDGKNKHDRFLACIGSDAKKAKNVIRKTARLASYYGGDWFVLYVQTPREDVHKIPLDKQRMLINNFKLATELGGKVLQVKDRKVPNAIMEQVTKMNITTVCIGKPKLSLIRIIWATGVFNELLKKLSSANIDLVILS from the coding sequence ATGGATAACGATAGAAAAAACGCCGAATATTTCCTTTCCTTGATTAAAAAATCGAGGAAAGGAAAATTTAAGATTTATATCGGCATGAGTGCCGGTGTAGGAAAGACCTATAGAATGCTTCAAGAGGCACATGCCCTGCTGCGGACAGGAATCGATGTGAAAATTGGTTATATAGAGACGCACCATAGAGCCGAAACCCATGAATTGAGTATAGGATTGCCGACAATCCCAAGGCGCAAGTCCTTTTATAAAGGAAAGGAATTGGAGGAAATGGATGTTCAGGCTATTCTCAATGTAAGACCTGAAGTTGTACTGGTTGACGAACTGGCCCATTCCAATATAGAAGGTAGTAAAAATGAAAAGCGCTGGCAGGATGTCATTGAGATTCTAGAAGCGGGGATTAGCGTCATTAGCGCAGTCAATATTCAGCATATTGAGAGCCTTAATGAAGAGGTTCGGGGTATCACGGGTATAGAAGTCAAAGAGCGGATTCCCGATCGAGTGATTACTATGGCAGACGAGGTCGTCAATATTGACTTGACGGCTGAAGATTTGATCATCCGTCTCAAAGAGGGGAAAATATATCCACAGGATAAGATAAAGACCGCACTGGCTAATTTTTTTCAGAACAATCATATTCTTCAACTTAGACAACTTGCGCTTAAAGAGGTCGCGAGCCATGTCGTCAGGCAAGTTGATCATGTTGTGCCTCGCGACGGGAAAAATAAGCACGACCGATTTTTAGCCTGTATTGGAAGTGACGCCAAAAAAGCTAAAAATGTAATTCGAAAGACCGCTCGACTAGCCAGTTACTATGGAGGGGATTGGTTTGTCCTATACGTGCAGACGCCACGAGAAGATGTGCATAAGATACCTTTAGATAAGCAAAGGATGCTGATTAATAATTTTAAGTTAGCGACCGAGTTAGGGGGCAAAGTATTACAGGTGAAGGACCGTAAAGTGCCCAACGCAATTATGGAGCAGGTTACTAAGATGAATATTACAACTGTATGTATTGGTAAACCCAAATTGTCTCTTATTCGTATTATATGGGCTACTGGAGTGTTCAACGAGTTGCTAAAGAAACTTTCCTCCGCGAATATAGATTTGGTAATTCTCTCCTAA
- a CDS encoding ATP-binding protein — MKIKAKLTLGVGSLFLLIILLAGVSTYYVNSLKKDTKNILRANYNTLEYGRGMLLTLDEIQKDPTAIEVFESNLQKQIQNETEPGEKEATEQIVKHFDALKKDQNDSALFVFLRRDITEVMRLNMEAIVRKSDVANNTAESAIVWISVTGALCFLFAFVLLVNLPGNIADPIKELTVSIKQIAAQQYGQRVHFEGHSEFGELAQSFNTMAQKLEEYSNSKLANIMKEKTRIETLINNMHDPVIGIDEHKKILFANEEALKVAGLNWLEIQGRQIQDIAVSNDLVRSLITDLVAGHSVSTNGEPIKIAADGKQQYFDKEVLDINIVPTGEQTPQLIGHVILLKNITPFKELDFAKTNFIATVSHELKTPISSIKMSLNILNHVRTGTLNEEQQQLLESIGDDSERLLKITSELLNMSQVETGNIQLNIQQADPTHILKYALEATKVSADQKMLQVTTVVDANLPVLSVDPEKTAWVLTNFITNAIRYAPEQTEIIVSLCRDNDRILFSVRDFGPGIDHRYQERIFERYFQIPGSSKAGTGLGLAISKEFIENQGGRIGVDSEQGMGSTFYFYFPIR; from the coding sequence ATGAAAATTAAAGCAAAGTTGACCCTCGGGGTCGGATCCTTATTTTTATTAATAATATTATTGGCCGGGGTGAGTACCTATTATGTCAATAGCCTAAAGAAGGATACTAAGAATATTCTGCGTGCCAACTATAATACATTGGAATACGGCCGTGGAATGTTGTTGACATTGGACGAAATCCAGAAAGATCCCACCGCCATTGAGGTATTTGAATCTAATTTGCAGAAGCAGATTCAAAATGAGACAGAGCCTGGGGAGAAGGAGGCTACCGAACAAATTGTGAAGCACTTTGACGCCTTGAAAAAGGATCAGAATGATTCTGCTCTATTTGTATTTTTAAGAAGAGACATTACCGAGGTAATGCGACTCAATATGGAGGCAATCGTGCGCAAGAGCGATGTTGCTAATAATACGGCTGAATCCGCAATTGTGTGGATATCGGTCACTGGGGCGCTTTGTTTTTTATTCGCATTTGTTCTGTTGGTTAATCTGCCTGGCAATATTGCCGATCCTATCAAAGAACTCACGGTCAGTATTAAACAAATAGCTGCACAGCAATATGGCCAGCGAGTGCATTTTGAGGGACATAGTGAGTTTGGAGAATTGGCCCAATCTTTTAATACGATGGCGCAGAAACTGGAAGAATATTCGAATAGCAAGTTGGCGAATATTATGAAAGAAAAAACCCGGATCGAAACGCTAATTAATAATATGCATGATCCAGTGATTGGTATTGACGAGCATAAAAAGATACTCTTTGCCAATGAAGAAGCGCTAAAAGTGGCCGGTCTAAATTGGCTGGAAATACAAGGTCGGCAAATCCAAGATATTGCAGTTTCTAATGATTTAGTCCGCTCGCTGATTACAGATTTGGTGGCTGGTCACTCCGTGTCAACAAATGGGGAGCCAATTAAGATTGCCGCAGATGGCAAGCAGCAATATTTTGATAAGGAAGTGTTAGACATCAATATCGTACCTACCGGAGAGCAGACACCTCAGCTCATTGGTCATGTGATTTTACTCAAAAATATTACACCCTTTAAGGAACTTGATTTTGCGAAAACAAATTTCATTGCAACGGTTTCACACGAACTGAAGACACCGATTTCTTCGATTAAGATGAGTCTCAATATATTGAATCATGTGCGTACAGGGACGCTCAATGAAGAGCAGCAGCAACTCCTGGAAAGTATAGGCGATGATAGCGAAAGATTGCTCAAAATTACCTCTGAATTGTTAAATATGTCCCAAGTGGAGACGGGTAATATCCAATTGAACATACAGCAAGCCGATCCTACACATATCTTAAAGTATGCGCTTGAGGCTACCAAGGTCTCTGCCGATCAAAAGATGCTACAGGTTACCACCGTAGTGGATGCAAATCTGCCTGTGTTGAGTGTCGATCCAGAAAAAACGGCATGGGTACTCACTAATTTCATTACCAACGCTATTCGCTATGCTCCTGAGCAAACGGAGATTATTGTATCACTATGCCGTGACAACGATCGGATTCTATTTTCTGTTCGGGATTTCGGTCCGGGAATAGATCATCGGTATCAGGAGCGCATATTCGAACGCTATTTCCAAATCCCGGGTAGCTCAAAGGCTGGGACGGGTTTGGGATTGGCAATCAGTAAGGAATTTATAGAAAATCAAGGTGGACGAATAGGTGTGGACAGCGAGCAAGGAATGGGGAGTACTTTTTATTTCTATTTCCCTATCCGATAA
- a CDS encoding GNAT family N-acetyltransferase, translated as MEIKHIKDTQKGYFSMIDNEKEAGRVTYTHAGDTKIIIDHTDVSDAYRGQSIGKKIVLEIVSYARENNIKILPLCPFAKSVFDKTPEIKDVLF; from the coding sequence ATGGAAATCAAACACATTAAAGACACTCAAAAGGGTTACTTCTCTATGATCGACAACGAGAAAGAAGCAGGTAGAGTAACCTATACCCATGCCGGAGACACCAAGATTATCATTGATCATACAGATGTGAGCGATGCGTATCGCGGCCAATCCATCGGAAAGAAGATTGTATTGGAAATCGTATCCTACGCGCGGGAAAACAACATAAAAATATTGCCCCTCTGTCCCTTTGCAAAATCCGTTTTCGACAAGACGCCAGAAATTAAAGATGTACTTTTTTAG
- a CDS encoding Crp/Fnr family transcriptional regulator — MKNFSYSGYLTSNTDIDTQTIEHLVMNCRVLTVKKGNYLLRAGEVGKLSYFVEEGLLKQYSIDDKGKEHILQFAPENWIVSDRGSVYFGLPSDYYIQAIEDSKVVQIDEEFIVQLAKENQSFLEFNNKSLHNHIRHLQKRITLLLSATAEQRYLDFIKIYPNLTLRVPQILIASYLGITPESLSRVRKDLAHKNFNR; from the coding sequence ATGAAAAATTTCTCTTATTCCGGATATCTGACATCCAATACAGATATAGATACTCAAACCATAGAACACTTGGTCATGAATTGTAGAGTATTGACCGTAAAAAAGGGAAACTATCTACTGCGGGCCGGCGAAGTAGGCAAACTATCTTATTTTGTAGAAGAAGGTCTACTCAAGCAATATTCCATTGATGACAAAGGTAAAGAGCATATTTTGCAGTTCGCTCCAGAAAATTGGATCGTCTCCGATAGAGGCAGTGTCTATTTTGGTCTCCCTTCTGATTATTATATCCAAGCTATAGAGGATAGTAAAGTTGTACAAATCGATGAAGAATTCATTGTACAGTTGGCCAAGGAAAACCAATCTTTTTTAGAGTTTAACAATAAATCGCTACACAACCATATTCGGCATCTCCAAAAAAGAATCACCTTATTGCTCAGTGCGACAGCTGAGCAGCGTTATCTCGATTTTATTAAGATATACCCTAACCTGACACTACGTGTTCCGCAGATTTTGATTGCATCTTATCTAGGCATCACCCCAGAAAGCCTGAGTCGGGTGCGAAAAGACCTTGCACATAAAAATTTCAATCGCTAG
- a CDS encoding RNA polymerase sigma factor — MKNRLAYRLLWERIRNGDEDAFFDLYKSLYYELVNFGVRTSGDVDLSSEATDQVFVTIWEKREKLERVENVQAYLITFLKRKILRLLEKQNKINKALQNVKAEDDWFEMPYEEFIIQVQTNEWIQHRLKEALDKLTFRQKQLIHLKFFEGLTYEQIASRTQQTIKTAYNTVYDALKILREELKDI, encoded by the coding sequence ATGAAAAATAGACTTGCCTATCGACTACTTTGGGAACGCATACGGAATGGCGATGAAGATGCATTTTTCGATCTTTATAAATCGTTGTATTATGAGTTGGTCAATTTTGGTGTACGTACGAGTGGTGACGTGGATTTATCTAGTGAAGCAACAGATCAAGTATTTGTGACGATTTGGGAGAAGAGGGAAAAATTGGAACGTGTAGAAAATGTTCAAGCCTATCTCATAACTTTTCTAAAGAGAAAAATTCTAAGACTACTCGAAAAACAGAATAAAATCAATAAAGCCCTTCAAAATGTAAAAGCCGAGGACGATTGGTTTGAGATGCCATACGAAGAGTTTATCATACAGGTCCAAACCAATGAATGGATTCAACATCGATTAAAAGAAGCCTTGGATAAATTGACTTTCAGACAAAAGCAACTTATCCATTTGAAATTTTTCGAAGGGCTTACCTATGAGCAGATTGCCTCACGTACTCAGCAAACAATTAAGACTGCGTATAATACCGTCTATGATGCGTTGAAGATTCTGCGAGAGGAATTAAAAGATATTTAA
- a CDS encoding FecR family protein — protein sequence MINNKYENVEDFLIDNTFQEYCAGDNQQCIQYWTNYLHKHPEQEATMIQAKRLYHILVGNKRPLDAQVGKLKADIQALAPIPTITKFQFSFWIKTAAALVILTGGLLWAIQRSSVEGVASQQRDVSYVTANGEKKTIELADGSKVTLNAGSKLFMDKGFNVNERHVHLTGEAFFDVSSNKEKPFIVHTQDFDIRVLGTSFNVKAYPEETTSEAVLIHGLIEMKSKRGNENLVLLKPNQKVTIYKAEEKIEGKESVKKVKKSQLKEIAIQDLEPEEDNLTLPDVAWKENRLEIIDQDFSSLQHVLERWYDVEIQLQDEHLQDYRFTATFNKERIDQVLNALQKVQPFKYKIYGKKITIYK from the coding sequence ATGATAAACAATAAATATGAAAACGTTGAAGATTTTCTAATCGATAATACTTTTCAAGAGTATTGTGCTGGGGACAATCAACAATGTATCCAATACTGGACTAATTATCTGCATAAGCACCCTGAACAGGAGGCCACGATGATACAGGCAAAGAGATTGTATCACATCCTCGTTGGCAACAAAAGACCCTTGGATGCTCAGGTTGGTAAGTTGAAAGCCGATATTCAGGCACTTGCTCCTATCCCAACCATTACTAAATTTCAATTTTCATTTTGGATTAAAACTGCTGCCGCACTAGTCATATTGACAGGCGGATTGCTTTGGGCTATCCAAAGATCTAGCGTAGAGGGTGTCGCTTCCCAACAGCGAGACGTCAGCTACGTGACTGCCAATGGCGAAAAGAAAACTATTGAATTGGCAGATGGTAGTAAGGTGACGCTAAATGCTGGAAGTAAATTGTTTATGGACAAGGGATTTAATGTGAATGAAAGGCATGTCCACTTGACAGGGGAAGCTTTCTTTGATGTCAGTAGTAACAAGGAAAAACCATTTATAGTGCATACACAGGATTTTGATATTCGCGTATTGGGGACATCCTTCAATGTAAAGGCTTATCCCGAAGAGACTACTTCAGAAGCGGTATTGATCCATGGGCTCATTGAAATGAAAAGCAAGAGAGGCAATGAAAATCTAGTGCTGTTGAAGCCCAATCAAAAAGTGACGATATACAAAGCTGAGGAAAAAATTGAAGGCAAAGAGAGTGTGAAGAAAGTGAAAAAATCGCAACTTAAGGAGATTGCGATACAAGATTTAGAACCCGAAGAAGATAACTTGACATTACCGGATGTTGCCTGGAAAGAGAATCGTCTGGAAATTATTGATCAAGACTTCTCCTCGTTGCAACATGTGTTAGAGCGTTGGTATGATGTCGAAATCCAGCTGCAAGACGAACACCTACAGGACTATAGATTTACAGCCACCTTTAACAAAGAGCGTATCGATCAAGTATTAAATGCCTTACAAAAAGTACAACCCTTTAAATATAAGATATATGGAAAAAAAATAACGATTTACAAGTAA
- a CDS encoding SusC/RagA family TonB-linked outer membrane protein — protein MKLTLIMMLIASLHVSASVYSQQKVSFDVNRAKLSKVLKIIEENSDYYFVYNSSNQLLNKEISLAVDNTKVVDVLAKIFKKSGLQYSVSDEGLVVVSQRQDLQVKGIVTDAEGHALSGATVRLKGTAIGRATDINGRFELDVPTGSVLIFSFAGYLSQEVAVQGNNELKIVLQEDNQLLNEVVVTALGVNREKRTLGYSVTQINGETLTQARENNIANSLVGKVAGLDVSSTSGGVGSATSVVIRGASSLSQTNQPLYVINGVPMENAPVGFGNTNPNGNKGSQWDNAPDMGDAIGNLNPDDIESISVLKGAAASALYGSRAKAGVILITTKSGKGSGIDFSSNYVVEQVMDRTDWQYVYGQGANGEKPQDGVAAAQVGGSSWGAKLDGSSVPQFDGVARPYVAQKKNIENFYNNGHTWTNSLALNKAFEGGALRFSASDLSNKSIMPNSGLDRQSLNLTGTFEPVKRLAIDARANYIIEKAKNRPMLSDGAGSANYNAVFLPTSLDIRDLKPWKTDKGSEIPYNTGNSWDTNPWFAAYEVQNNTDRNRLISSLSARYTFENGLFVQGRAGQDFYTNSYLSVLPTGLAYAPPNNLVSQKMRFSDLNADVLVGKSFKVNDEISLTPNLGASYRNTKTDLTINQGSGVLVPGVYTIVGLKNKSVAYSETEQETQSVYGTLEFAYRDILYLTGSARSDWFSTLAAPGKNNKLSVLYPSISGSFVFTEFINSGALSFGKLRAGYAVVGQATRPYQTALTYSVLSQSLGGASLGQITNLEIPNSGLKASKASELEIGTDLRFFNNRLNIDLTWYKKRSDDEITSVTTSSTVGYDGAILNSGSIENKGVEALISGVIIKKDNFNWTSSLNMTYNKNTVLSLADGVSEQLIATSRSGVGFLKNIRGKALGQIVAYDYKYDDNGEIIKLADGSPDRGELKEYGSAYNKWFAGWNNDFTYKRFNFGFLIDGKFGGKLFSGTDYLGYIKGLHKETLENREGLGNTAAKFYENTANNTSYRFVNDASFIKFRQLTFGYSFPASVFNNKISGLNISLVARNLFILMKKTDNIDPESSYNATFPGLELGGMPPARTFGVNLNVKF, from the coding sequence ATGAAACTAACCTTAATTATGATGTTGATTGCCAGCCTTCATGTGTCGGCTAGCGTCTATTCTCAGCAAAAAGTTTCTTTTGATGTCAACAGGGCTAAGCTGAGTAAAGTGTTGAAGATTATTGAAGAAAATAGTGATTACTATTTTGTCTATAACTCAAGCAACCAATTATTAAACAAAGAGATTTCCCTTGCAGTGGATAATACCAAGGTAGTGGATGTACTTGCCAAGATATTCAAAAAATCTGGACTTCAATATTCGGTATCAGACGAAGGATTGGTAGTGGTGAGCCAAAGACAAGATTTGCAAGTTAAAGGCATAGTGACAGACGCTGAAGGCCATGCGCTTTCTGGAGCTACCGTCCGTTTGAAAGGCACCGCTATTGGCAGGGCCACTGATATTAATGGTCGTTTTGAACTGGATGTTCCTACTGGTAGTGTACTGATTTTCTCTTTTGCGGGCTATCTATCTCAAGAGGTTGCTGTTCAAGGGAACAACGAACTCAAGATTGTACTTCAAGAAGATAATCAATTATTGAATGAAGTGGTCGTTACTGCCTTAGGAGTAAATCGTGAAAAACGTACTTTGGGATACTCTGTCACCCAAATTAATGGGGAAACCTTGACTCAGGCACGGGAAAATAATATAGCTAATTCGTTGGTTGGTAAAGTTGCGGGGTTAGACGTTAGCTCCACTTCTGGTGGTGTAGGGTCTGCGACTAGTGTTGTTATTCGAGGTGCATCCAGCTTAAGCCAGACCAATCAACCTTTGTATGTGATTAACGGTGTCCCTATGGAGAATGCGCCAGTCGGCTTTGGTAATACCAACCCTAATGGCAATAAAGGTAGCCAATGGGATAATGCTCCCGATATGGGAGATGCCATAGGCAACCTCAATCCGGATGATATCGAGAGTATCTCTGTGTTGAAAGGTGCTGCTGCTTCAGCTCTTTATGGTTCACGAGCAAAAGCTGGTGTTATTTTGATTACGACCAAATCCGGAAAAGGTTCTGGGATTGACTTCAGCAGTAATTACGTTGTAGAACAGGTCATGGATCGGACCGATTGGCAGTATGTGTATGGACAAGGGGCCAATGGAGAAAAACCTCAAGATGGAGTTGCAGCAGCTCAGGTAGGCGGGTCAAGTTGGGGAGCCAAGTTGGACGGTAGTAGTGTGCCACAGTTTGATGGAGTTGCTAGACCATATGTAGCGCAGAAAAAAAATATAGAAAACTTCTATAACAATGGGCATACTTGGACTAATTCCTTGGCACTCAACAAAGCCTTTGAAGGTGGTGCACTACGTTTTTCTGCTAGCGATCTCTCCAATAAGTCCATTATGCCTAATTCTGGTTTAGATAGACAGTCCCTGAATTTGACGGGTACTTTCGAGCCTGTTAAAAGGCTAGCCATTGACGCACGTGCTAATTATATTATTGAAAAGGCAAAAAATCGTCCTATGCTTTCGGATGGTGCGGGCAGTGCTAATTATAATGCCGTATTCCTACCTACGAGTTTGGATATTCGGGATCTGAAACCGTGGAAAACAGATAAAGGATCTGAGATTCCTTATAATACGGGGAATTCATGGGACACTAACCCTTGGTTTGCTGCTTATGAAGTTCAGAATAATACAGATAGAAATCGTTTAATTAGCTCGTTGTCTGCTCGATATACCTTTGAGAACGGTTTGTTTGTACAAGGACGCGCAGGACAAGATTTTTATACAAATAGTTATCTGAGTGTGCTTCCTACGGGTCTTGCCTATGCACCTCCGAATAATCTGGTATCGCAGAAGATGCGGTTCTCCGATCTCAATGCTGATGTGCTAGTAGGAAAATCGTTCAAAGTGAATGACGAAATTTCTTTAACACCCAATTTGGGAGCAAGTTACCGCAATACAAAGACAGATCTGACCATCAACCAAGGTTCAGGAGTTTTGGTGCCTGGAGTCTATACGATTGTCGGGTTAAAAAATAAATCTGTTGCCTATTCAGAGACAGAGCAAGAGACACAGTCGGTATATGGGACTTTGGAATTTGCTTATCGGGATATTTTATACCTGACCGGGAGTGCTCGTTCAGACTGGTTTTCCACCCTTGCAGCACCTGGCAAAAACAATAAGTTGAGTGTGCTCTATCCATCCATTAGTGGTTCTTTTGTCTTTACTGAGTTTATAAACTCTGGAGCACTTAGTTTTGGTAAGTTAAGGGCAGGGTATGCAGTAGTTGGTCAGGCTACACGTCCATACCAGACCGCTTTAACATATAGTGTCCTTAGTCAGTCTTTAGGAGGAGCTTCTCTAGGGCAAATCACAAATTTGGAAATTCCAAACTCAGGACTTAAAGCTTCCAAAGCCTCTGAGTTGGAGATAGGTACAGATTTGCGGTTCTTTAACAACCGATTGAATATCGATTTGACTTGGTATAAAAAGCGCTCGGATGATGAGATTACGAGTGTGACTACGTCAAGTACCGTTGGTTATGATGGTGCTATTCTCAACTCCGGATCTATTGAAAATAAAGGTGTTGAAGCTTTGATTTCGGGTGTCATCATTAAAAAAGACAATTTTAATTGGACTTCCTCCTTGAATATGACCTACAACAAGAATACCGTGCTGTCACTCGCGGATGGCGTATCTGAGCAACTGATTGCAACTTCGCGTTCAGGCGTGGGCTTTCTCAAAAATATTCGTGGAAAGGCTTTGGGACAGATTGTAGCATACGACTACAAATACGATGACAACGGCGAGATTATTAAATTGGCAGATGGCTCGCCTGATCGTGGTGAATTGAAAGAATATGGTTCAGCTTATAACAAATGGTTTGCTGGCTGGAACAATGATTTTACCTATAAGCGCTTTAATTTCGGTTTCTTGATTGATGGTAAGTTTGGAGGCAAATTATTCTCAGGAACAGATTATTTAGGCTATATCAAAGGCTTACATAAAGAAACGTTGGAAAATCGGGAAGGTTTAGGTAATACGGCAGCCAAATTCTATGAGAATACCGCCAATAATACATCTTATCGTTTTGTCAATGACGCTAGTTTTATCAAATTTAGACAGTTGACATTTGGATATAGTTTCCCTGCTTCGGTATTTAACAATAAAATTAGTGGTTTGAATATAAGCCTTGTTGCACGTAATCTTTTCATACTGATGAAGAAAACGGATAACATCGACCCCGAGTCCAGTTACAATGCGACTTTTCCAGGTCTGGAATTGGGTGGTATGCCCCCAGCCAGAACCTTTGGGGTGAATTTGAATGTTAAGTTTTAA